In Prochlorococcus marinus XMU1406, the genomic stretch ATCAAAAATCCAAGTTTGCTAAGACCATGAATTCCTGTAGTTAAGATTATATCTCCTGGTTTACATGCGTTTCTTCGTAATTCAAGTTCACCTTGAATTCCAAAAGCTGTAATTGAAATGATTTTTTCATTTCCCTTTGAGCAATCTCCCCCTAGAATCCTCCCGCCATATTCTTTTAATGCTTTATTTATTCCTTTGTATAATTCTTCAACCCAAATCCACTCAGTTCTAGCAGGTAGAACGAGGCTTATTGTAATACCTATAGTTTTTTTGCTTCCACTGGATAATAAGTCAGAGATGTTGCTTACAACTGCTTTCCACCCAAGGTCCTTAGGACAAATACTAATGTCATTAAAATGAACATTTTCTACCAAAGAATCAGTATTAACAAGTAAATTGTTATTTTTAGTTTTGATTAAAGCGCAATCATCTGAAATTTGGTTTTTAGGCATAAATTTTCCTAGCCTATTTATTAATTCTTTTTCACCTATATCTTCTAATATTTCTTTATGCATTTAATTTGAGGTTTTTAATCCCTTCTAAAACATCAATTGAAATTATTATGTCATCTTTAGTAAGCTCTTCTAATACATCAAATCCATTTACAACATAACCAAAGGCAGCATTCCTTCCGTCAATTAAATTGCGACCTGCTGGATTTAATTCTGCTTCATATAAAAAGAAGAAAAATTGCGATGACCCATCATCAACAGCGGTATTTGAATGGGACCATCCTAGAGTTCCAAGTGTTGCAAAAGGTAATGTTGGCGTCTCTGTGTAAAGACCTAAATCTTCAAAAGTTTGATTATAAAAAGTCTCTTTTTCTTTAGGAATCCTAATTTCTAAGGGGACGTGACGTTCTTCGTTTGTTTCAGGATCTATGTAACCAATATCTTCACCTATTGGATCACCTGTTTGTAGTACAAAAAATTCTTCTGCTCTGTTGATAGGCAAATCTTTGTAGAAGTTTTTAGAAGATAAATCTATAAATGCTCCTGCTGTAAGTGGAGCGTTAAATCCATCCACAATAGCTTGCATATCTCCTTTGGAAGTTTTTATATTGACTTTTGCTCTGCCTAGTAATCTTGGTAAATTATCAAATTCCTGGGGAATAGAGTATGGAAATTCATTTGGTAGAAAATATTCTTCTAATCCACCTATTTTATCTAAAGCATCTCTTCGGGTCGCTATAAATGAGTATTTATCCTTTGATTTAGAGTAATCTTGAAGACTATCAAAATTTTCTTTGAGCTCTAAAAATGTTTTTTCAGCAATTTTCTTTTTATCGTTTGGTAATTCTTGAATAATTTTATTCTGGTATTTTTTTAGTAAAGATTGACATTTTGTAACAGTTTTCGTAAGAGCGGGCCATCTTCCTCCTCTCACAAGGTCACTAGTTTCTTCTAATTTGTGTTGAAGTTCTTGCAACTCAACTTGCCTTATAGGGAGTGCGTTTCTGAGGATTGCACTAGGATCTTTTACTGCATTTCCAGTAGGTAAATCAGCTAGTACTTTGATCGGTTTTATAAGAAAAACTTGTAAAATTACAATAGATAGAATTAAGAAAAGTTTGTTCTGATTTGATAAGAATTTTTGCATAGCACTCTTGCAGGTTTATGATCCTTGGGGATGTAAAACAGGAATGATTTCCAGTAACGATTTTCGCACAGGTACTACCATCGAATTGGATGGGCAAGTTTGGCGTGTTGTAGAATTTCTACATGTCAAGCCTGGCAAGGGTTCTGCTTTCGTGCGAACAAAATTAAAATCAGTTCAAAGCGGCAACGTTGTTGAAAAAACTTTTCGAGCCGGAGAATCAGTACAGCAGGCTATCCTTGAGAAGTCTAACCTGCAGCATACTTATGTGGAGTCTGGTGATTATGTTTTTATGGATATGACAAGTTTTGAAGAGACAAGACTTACCTCTGAACAAATCGGTAAAGGTGCAAAGTATTTGAAAGAGGGAATGGAGGTTAATGTAATTTTTCATAATGGTAAAGTTTTAGAAGTAGAACTTCCAATATCTATTACTTTGAAAGTTACAGAGACTGATCCTGGAGTTAAAGGTGATACTGCTAGTGGGGGCACGAAACCAGCTATTCTAGAAACAGGTGCTCAAGTTATGGTTCCTTTATTTATTTCTGTGGGAGAAATGATTAAAGTTGATACTCGTAATGACAGTTATCTAGGACGTGAAAATTAATGGCTATGAAATTAGATCATGATGACTTAAATCGCTTAATAGAGAAGATCTCTACAAGTGACATACAAGAGTTCTCGCTAGAGGGAGAAGATTTTAAACTCGAAATTAAAAGGAATGTATTTGATCAGAACCAAGTATTTAATAATTTAGTTTCTAATACTTCATTTGATAAGCAAACAATTGCTAATCAAAAAACTATGAATGATAATATTTCTGTTGTTAATGAGCCTGAAGCGCCTCAGGTAGCGCCCCTAGGACGTTCTGATCTAACTGAAATTACTTCACCTATGGTAGGGACGTTTTATAGGGCTGCAGCGCCTGGTGAGGACCCATTCGTCGAAGTAGGGAATAACGTTAAGGTCGGTCAAACTATTTGCATTTTGGAAGCAATGAAGTTAATGAATGAAATTGAATCTGAATTTAATGCTGAAATAGTAGAGATTCTCGTTGAAAATGGAACACCAGTTGAATTTGGTCAAGTTTTAATGCGTGTTAAGCAGTCTTGAATTATTAGTCATTTCTACGGCAGCCTTAATAGCCTCAATCATGCTCTGAGATTGAGCAATTCCTTTGCCAGCAATATCAAATCCCGTTCCATGATCAGGAGATGTTCTTATAAAAGGTAACCCGATTGTGGTATTGACTGAGTAATTAAGAGCTATCACTTTCATTGGTATTAAACCTTGATCATGATACATAGCAAGAATGCCATCATGCTTTTCAGCATTTTTGTCATTCCAAGCTTTTACAGAAGAATTCCAGCAACTATCTGGTGATAAAGGGCCTAATAATTCAATACCTTTATTCTTTTCGTTCCAAGTAATTAATGCATCATTGAGCCAATCTTTCTCTTCTTGACCTAAAATACCCTCTTCGCCGGCGTGAGGGTTTAATCCTGCTACTTTTAAACTAGGTTTATCGGTATAGGTATTACAAAAATCTTTGAAAAGATCCAATTTAGAGTGGATTAATTCTGTAGTTAATTTCTTGGGAACCTCAGAAAGGGCTATGTGAGTTGTAGCTAATAAAGTATTAAATCTCCAACCTGTAATTGGTGATTTAGCTGTGAATAACATGCCAACGTTTTTTACTCCACATGATTGTGCCAGTACTTCAGTTTGACCAGAGAAGTAATGACCTGCTAAAGACCATGATTTCTTGCAAATTGGTCCAGTTACAAGTGCTGAATTAGGATATTGTTTTACAATTTCTATTGCTTTTGTTAAATATTGGAAACTTGAATTGCCGTAACTTGAGTTAGAGCCATTATCTGATGAAGAAATTTCAAGATCATGTATCTTGAAATTTTTAGGATTTGCAAGGTTTTCTAATCCTAATGATCTAAGATATTTATATGTATTTTGTAGATTTTTTTTTGATCCAACTAATATAAAGTCAATATTTTTGGGTATCTGATTAGAACAAAGTGCTTTTAAAATTATTTCAGGTCCAATACCTGACTCATCTCCGACGCTTAATACTATCTGCAATATTTTATTTGTATTTTGAAAATTCATAAAAAGTTTCTAATTTTTTTTTAACTGTTCAGGTAGCAATTTTTTAACCCTAATTTATAGTTTTTATAAATTAGTTTATATCCGAGTGTTTCGCATAAAAGTTTGTTTGAAACTCTTCTATTTTCCATCCAAAAAGATTTAGCTATTGGTGACAATTCCTCTTTTGCATCTTCAAATAATATTGGCTTTGGCATTGTTAAACCAAGTAAATCGTAGCAATATTGAATAACTTCTATCTGAGAACAGGGTTCATCATCTGCAATATTAATAATTTGGTAAAACTTTAATAAATTTTTATTTTGTAATAGATAGATAATTGCATTTGTAATGTCAGCAACATGAATCCTCGAAAATATCTGATTTTTCTTTGAAATAACACGAATTTTTTTATTTTTTATCGCTTCAAAAGTTGATCGTCCAGGCCCATAAATACCTGGTAACCTAAAAATTTGAACAGGTAAACCAGATTCAATCCATTCTTTTTCACAATTTAACCTCTTATGACTTCTCTTTTGAAAAGGGTTTGGTTCATCAATTTCAGAAACCCAAGTACCCTTGGTGTCACCATAAACTCCTGTTGTAGATAAATAGCCGACCCATTCAAGAGGCAAACTTTTTAGTTCATTTTTAAGACTTCTCAGTACTGGATCTTTTCCATTTTTGTCAGGAGGGATGCAACTAAGAATATGCGTCACTCCATCAAAAATTTTTTCATCAGGGACCATATCGCTTTCACTGTCGAAAACAAAACTATTTGGATGACTGCTTGCAGATCTTGAGCTTGTTACAACAGTGCAACCGAATTTTCTAATAGTTTTTGCAAAAAAACTTCCACTGAAACCACATCCTAAGATTAAAAATTTATTTTTATTGCTGAGTAAACTTGCAGGCCTTTTCATGCTGTTCTAAAATAGTACATATGTATTAACTGATGATGAAGACAGCTCTTAAGCCCGATTTAAAATCAAAAACTTTCTGTATTAGCAAAAGTTATCCCCGTTTTATCGAGAAAGAAATAGGTGTAGTTAACTTTAAATTCTACCAAAAATTATTTGTTTTTCTTATTTCATTTTCGACAATTTTAATATTCCCAGAATCGCCAAGAGAATTGGAAAATATATGTGAAATCTATAACTCTAGAAAAATATGTAATGTTTGGTAGTCAAGCTGCTTTATATTCTGAGTTATCTTTTTCGTAACTTTCATTTTTTACCTTAAAGTTTGGATTAGCCCATTGCAGTAATCTAATAGCTAATCTTAAATCCCCTTCCAACCAAGCTCTTATAGCCATTGCTCTTCGAGGATCATAAAATTTTTGCCTTCTGTACCAATACAATGCATTTTCATCTGATTTATCCCCATTACAGGAAAGACATGCAGGGACACAGTTTTCTGTTGAACTTAATCCTCCTTGGCTTCTTGGTATTACATGGTCGATAGATTCAGATGGTTTTCCGCAATATATACAACTTTTGCCTGTAAATCTATGAATAGATTTCCGCCATTGTCTAAATCTGAACTTAGGGCATAAATCCTCTAAAAACACAGCATCATTAATATGCATTCAGACCATTTAGTTAATTGAATAATGGCCTGAATATATCAAAAGTCAATATTTAATTATTATTATTTCGCTTAAATTAGCTTGTAAAAATATAATTTAGTGTTGATAGATACAAAAGAAAGTTATTATATAACTTCTTCAAAAAATTGAAAATTCCAAAGCTTTTATTAATAGCTGTATCGTTCAAATGTTTCTTCTGAGAAATCTGCATTAGATTCTTCTAATTCTTTTTCTAATTTTTTTCTCTTATTTTCTTTTTCTTTTCTTTCTTTTTCTTTTCTTTCTTTTTCTTTTTGCAAATCTCTTATTAGCTTCCTATTTGGATGAAGTTTGTCAAGGTACTCTACACAATAGCTAAAGCTTTCTCTATCTCTAATTACTGATTCAGTAATTTGTGCTGCGGCTTGTTTAGGTGAGACTTTGAAAATTCCTCCTTTTTGTTTTTTGATATAGGTATATGCTGCATCCCAACTACTTTCATGATCATTTCCTCCATCTCTCATTGTACAGAAAATTTCCGCCCCAAATGAGCCTGCATTAACTTTTGACGTAGTAAAAACTAAAGGAGTGAATAATCCTAAAGTTAATAATATTAGTTTTTTTGGTTTAAATGTTTGCATTAAACTTTTCCACTATTTTAAAATATCTTTTTTTGTGAATATGTCTATAGAAATTTAAGATTTAATTATTCCAAATACATTCAAGCATTTCACTACTAAAGGAAGAATTAAAAGCACAGTAATTAATCTTACTGCGTGTAGAGTGGCTACTGCAGCTCCCACTCCGTATTCAGACCCTACAAGACTCATTCCACTAATTCCTCCTGGTGCGGCTCCTAGAATTGTTGTTATTACATCTATATTAAGTAATCTGCTTGTCCATAAGCCAATTGCTAATCCAGTAATAACTAAAGTAAAGGTTATTAGTATGGCTGGCCTCCATAAGTTTTGAATATCAACTAATGAGTTTTTTGTTAATGATGTACCGATAACTGTTCCAATCCCTATTTCCAAAATTGTTCTTGTGCCTATTGGCCAATCTGCTATGTCGACTTTGCCACTAATGCTAAGCATGCTTGAGCCTATTAAAGCACCTGCAAGAGGAGCCGCAGGAATTCCCGTTTTTAAAGCTAAAGCTCCAAAAATAAAACCTGCAATTAGATAATAGATTAAATTTATATTAGGCATAAATTTGAAAGACGTTTGAATATAATATTAGAAAAAAATTTTTCCGTTTAAGTTTATAGTCAAATAATATTTTTGGTTTTCTCTCGTAATGTCCCCTTTTGTTGGCATAATATTTATTAAAGCATGAATTTTTATGTCTTCACAAATTTCATATAAAGATAATAAAAACCGCATAAAGAAAAAATTATCTTTTTTTGAGGGTGGCCACCAGCTAGAAAAATTAGAGTTTGCCCTTGCAATAGCTCAAACCAACGGTGATGAACAAAAATCAATAGTTCTTAGAAAAAAGATTGTTGAATTAGGCGGAAATGTCGAAGAGCCAGGTACTTAATTTAATTTCCTTTCAGATATCTAGATACGACAACTAATGCTTCACCAGCTTGTTGGGCTGTAATTTTACCTAGGTCGAGAAGTGTAATGCTTATAGCAGAAACTATCGTAATAATATCTCTATCATTAACATAACCTAAATGTCCGACTCTAAATATTTTTCCCTTCAAATGATCTTGACCACCAGCAAGTAAAATATCAAAATTATTCTTTATTGTTTTCCTAAATTCTTCTGCATCCATTCCTTCGGTTTTTATTGCAGTAATTGAAGGGCTTAAATATTTTTCATCAGCAAATAATTTTAGATTTAAAGTCTTTGCAGCATTGCTCATTGCTAATTTATGTTTATTGTGTCTGAGGAAAATTTTATCTAATCCTTCCTCTCTCATCATTTTTAAAGCTTCATCTAAAGCAAAAACCAAATTAACTGCTGGAGTATATGGATTACTGTTACTTAAAAGACTTTTTCTGTAGGATTTTAAATTTAAATAAAATTTTGGCAAATTAGATTTTTCTGCAGCTTTCCATGCTTTTTGGCTCATTGCTATAAAACTAAGGCCTGGCGGTATCATATATCCCTTTTGTGATCCTGAAGCAACGATATCTAATGCCCACTTATCTACTGGGACATTGCAAGCTCCAAGACTTGTAACGCAGTCAACAATTGATAAAGCTGTGTTATGTTCGCGAATATATAAACTTATAGTTTCTAGATCATTAATTACACCTGTTGAGGTTTCAGAATGAGTCAAAATGACCGCCTTTATTTCTTTTTGTTTATCTTCTTCTAAAACCCTTTTGAATTCTTTTGGATCAAGTGGAGTTCCCCATGCGGAATCAATTTTTATTACTTCTAAACCAAATTCTTTAGCAACTTTCACCCATCTTTCTCCAAATTTTCCATTTTCTCCACAAATTACTTTATCTCCTCTACTTAAGGTATTAATTATTCCAGCCTCCATTGCGGCGGTCCCACTACCAGTGATTGTTAGAACATCATTTTGAGTTTGATGAAGCCACTTTAAATTTTTAGTAGTACTCTCTACGAGATCTTGGAATTCTTTACTGCGATGGCCTATTGGATGCTTACTTAATGCTTGTAAAACTTTTTCTGGAACTGGTGTGGGTCCAGGAATCATCAATGATAATTTTTGTTGTATGGCCACTTTTTGTTAAATAGGTCATTCTTAGATTAGTTCTCATTATATATTTTTCAATTACTTGATTTGAAAAAAGGATTTTCTTTACCTTTGTGGGTTGCTGGAGCTGCTAGGTCAGCATTAAAAAAACTAGTAGGGCTACCATTTGAGAATTATGAACTAATAAAAATTCCTAATGAAAAAAAAGAAATAAAAATCGAGATTCATTCAGTTGGTTTACTTAAAGATGACTCGCATGCATTAGGAATTACCTTTGCAAAGTCAGGTTTAGATCTTGACATTACACAAAACTTAGAAATATGGACAATAGCCTCTTTAGAAAAAATTTCTATTAATAATCCTGTTCAAACAATTCCAATAAATATTATTGCAGGATCTGGTGTAGGTATTAAAGAAGATACATCAGAGATATGCATTTCTAATTTTGCAAAAGAAGTTTTATATGAAAATTTATTAGATAGTATTCCTGAGGGCTTTAATTTGAAATTAGAAATTATTTTCCCAAATGGTGCATTTTTAGCTGAAAGAACTAGCAATAAGTCATTTGGTATTGTTAATGGATTATCTATTATTGGTACTTCTGCTGAGACTTATTTGAGTGCTTCACCTGAGCAATTGGAAGAGGCTAAGAATAATCTAGCAAAGGTAATTCAAAATGATTTTAAAGGGGAAGTTGTTTTTGTTATTGGCGAAAATGGCTTAAATTTGGCCAAAACATATAATGTTAATTTGCCAATTATCAAAATTGGAAATTGGATAGGACCATTATTAGTTGATGCTGCAATAAAAAAAGTTAAAACTGTAATTCTTTTTGGTTATCACGGAAAATTAATTAAATTGGCAGGTGGTATTTTTCATACACATAATCACTTAGCTGATGCAAGAATTGAGATTCTTGTTTATTTAGCTGTTCAAGAAAAGGTACCTTCTGAAATAATAGTTGAATTATCTAAGTTAAATAATCTTGAGGATGCATTACTACTTCTTGAAAGATTTAATCAATCTTTAGCTGATAAATTATTCAAGAATTTATCAAATACGATTGAAAAGCGTTCTTTGATTTATGTAAATAGGTACGTAAAAACTGATATGGAAATCGCATCAATTATTTTTGATAGAAAAAGGAAAATAAGGTGGACTGGAATTTACGGTAATAAGTATATTTCTTATTTTCAATTAGACTAATTTGTGATTCATTATGCTTTTGTAATTAAATTGAGCTAACTTTTATACATGAGTCAAACAGCTTTAAAAAAAGAACGAGATCCTTCAATATTAATTTTAGATTTCGGATCTCAATATTCTGAATTGATTGCAAGAAGAATTAGAGAAACCAATGTTTTTTCTCTTGTAGTAAGTAATTGTATTTCAATTGAGGAAATTAATGAAATTAATCCTAAAGGGATCATTTTGAGTGGAGGCCCGAATTCTGTATATGAACAAAATGCTCCTAAATGTGATGAAAAAATTTTTAATTTGGGAATTCCTATTCTTGGTATATGCTATGGAATGCAATTAATGGTTAAAGAACTTGGAGGATCTGTTATTTCGGCAACCAAAAAAGCTGAATATGGTAGAGCACCAATAAATATAGATCAAGAATCTGACCTCCTTTTTGATGTAGAAGATAAATCTATAATGTGGATGAGTCATGGCGATTCAATTAATTGTTTGCCTGATGGATTTAATAAAATTGCTCATACCGAGAACACAATCCATGCAGCAATTTCAGATGATGTAAAGAAATTATTTGGCGTACAATTTCATCCTGAAGTTATTCATTCAGAGTTTGGGATGACGGTAATTAAAAATTTTATTTATAAAATTTCTTGTTGCGTGGCTGATTGGACTACCGAAACCTACATAGAGGAAACTATTCCCAGGATAAGAGAGCAAGTTGGCAATAAAAAAGTTTTGCTTGCCTTATCAGGAGGAGTTGATTCCTCAACTCTTGCTTTTCTTCTTAATAAAGCAATTGGAAATCAGCTTACATGCATGTTTATAGACCAAGGTTTCATGAGAAAAGGCGAACCAGAATTTTTAATGAATTTTTTTGATAATAAATTTCATATTAAAGTTGAATATATTAATGCAAGAGAAAGGTTTATTGCCAAATTAAAAGGGATTACCGATCCAGAACAAAAAAGGAAAATTATTGGTGAAGAATTTATTAGAGTATTTGAAGAAGAAAGCAATAGATTGGGACCTTTTCAGTATTTAGCTCAAGGTACTCTTTATCCTGATGTTATTGAAAGTGCTGGTACTAATATTGATCCTAAGACAGGTGAAAGAATAGCTGTAAAAATTAAGAGTCATCATAATGTGGGTGGATTGCCAAAGGATTTACAATTTAAATTAGTTGAGCCATTAAGAAAACTTTTTAAGGATGAAGTCCGAAAAGTTGGAGCTGCTTTAGGTTTGCCGAATGAAATTATAAAAAGGCATCCATTTCCAGGACCAGGATTAGCCATTAGGATTTTGGGAGAGGTGAATAATGAAAAACTTGATTGTTTAAGAGATGCAGACTTGATAGTAAGAGACGAAATTAAAAAAGCAGGACTTTACAATGATATTTGGCAAGCTTTTGCAGTATTGTTACCTGTAAAAACTGTAGGAGTTATGGGTGATAAAAGGACTTATGCATGGCCAATAGTTTTACGTTGTGTTTCAAGTGAAGATGGTATGACAGCCGATTGGTCAAAAATTCCTTTTCAGATTTTGGAGAGGATTTCAAATAGAATCGTAAATGAAGTAATTTCAGTTAATAGAGTTGTTTATGATATTACAAGCAAACCTCCTGGAACTATTGAGTGGGAGTAGTTCTAAGGAGTTGATGTTCTTATAATCTTCTTATAATAAAGGGTAATGGGTGATCAGAATCATCACACAAAGGTTACAAAAAGAAATTATAAACTTCTTTCCCCAGGATTCTAAGACGACCATTTACTTCCATCATATATAGAAGTTTGAAGCGTCTCTACAGAGAAATCTTAGATCGGCACTTTAGATATGTTTATAAACTTACAAAATTAAGAATTATGGGTTTCCCTGGAAACAATTGCCCTACTTATGCTGAGTATGTTTAACAAATATTGCTATCTCAAAGACTATTTCAAAGTTTTGTAGGTTTGTAGTATCTACTGTTTTTATATGTGTCCTCAATTCTTTTTTACTTTGAAAACTAATAATGAATGAGTCGTATCGTGAATTTTGATTATTTTGATCCAATAAAATTTTCAATAGCATTGCTTACTTTCATTGCCCCGTACGAACTTAGATGATGTTCGTCTCTATACATAACTGAAAGTTGGTCATGATTTTTGCAGTATGGATCTGGGCAAAGTATAGAAAACGCATCAAGATAGGAAACTTTTGGGTTTGCTAAGAGAAATTGTTCGATTTTGGCAATAGATGCAGCGTTAGAAGCAAACCATTCGCTCTTTTTTACTTCTTTAAAACAAAAAGGAGAGATCGCCCAATAAGGTCTGTACCATTCTTCTTGGCAAGTGTATCCTTCTTTCAATCCTGAAAAGTGTGGGGTTGGGGAAATCAGAATGAATTTCATTCCTATATTTTGTGTTTGATATAAGTAAGTTTCATATTTTTTTGTCCAGTCCTTACCTTTTTTGTACTGGTCTGTATGTGCTGAAAAAATAATAATGTCATTTTTTTTGAATTCGTTTTTATATTTTCGGAGAGGTGCAAGTATATATTGATCTTTATTAATTTTCCGTCCGTTTAGTCCATATTTTCCTGGATGCATTTTCAAATTATGTTTTTTTTTGGCTGCTAAATGATCTATAACTGCTCCATAATGACCAGCATGACTATCACCTAAAAGATAAATTGTTGGGAGTAGTGGACTATTATTAATTACGATCTTTCGATTATAAATTTTCATATTCCATTTATTGTATTTGTTCCCAATAAATAATTTGCTTTTCAGTGGTTTCTCCAGAGTAATAATACCTCCGGAAAGTGGAATAATTATTCCTATACCTACTAAAAACGTTTTCCAAAACTTTTCAAACCAGTTGCCTTTACGAAGTGGTGTTTCTATATATCGATATGAAGCGATTGCAAGACCAAGAATTAGTGCGATTTGAAATGGCACTGACCACCAATGAATTCCAATAGTCCAGCGACTGATTGAAAGAACTCCCCAGTGCCAAAGATAAAGCAAGTAGGATATTAGTCCGAGATAAACAACTTTTGAGTTAGTAAAAACCTTGAATGCTGTTGTTTCTTTCTTCAAAGAGACGATAAGAAGTGAAGATAGAGCAACAACTGCAATTGTCGATGTTGTTGCCCAAGACATAGGCAAATACATTACCCCAACAATCAATGCAAGTACTAGAAGGGGTGGCGCCTTTTCAAGCAATTGCTCTATGTATTTGCTCTTCTGAAATCCAATGAAGAGTAAACAACCAAATGCCATTTCCCAAAATCTAGTTGGCATTAGAAAATATGCTGCGGGTTGGTTTATTTGATACAAATAAATAAACCCAATCAGCGAGGCAATTGTAAGTGCCCCAACTACTAGAAAAAGGTTTCGAGAACCATTCTTTGTTTGTCTTCCAAATCCAGAGAACCAAATCAGAAATGGGAATAGGAAGTAGAACTGCTCTTCAACTCCAAGAGACCAAGTGTGTGTAAATACATTCAGTTCTGTTGATTGTGCAAAGTAGTCCGTTGATTGTCTTATTAGATATAGATTTGATAATCCAAATAACGATGTAAGACCCGTTCTCAGAGATAAAATTGGATTTGGATTGAATAAGCAGATTGCAATACTCATAATCAAAACAAATACTGAAAGTGCTGGGATTAATCTTCTGATTCTTCGTTCATAAAATCCACTAATGAAATCCTTGAAGTTTTTACTCGGTCTTTGATAAAGAGATGATGTTATGACAAATCCTGAGATAACAAAAAAGATATCGACACCAAGATATCCACCCGGCAAGATGTTTTTGTTGAAGTGATTGATAATGACAGCGATTACCGCAAATGCTCTTAAACCATCAATCTCTGGACGGTATTGACTTTTTTTTGATGATTTATTGTCTTCAATATCTATTGACATCAAAACTTACTAAACAATAGTTCTTAGTTTATGGGAGTTAGTGAAATTTTTCAAAATTATTACTTATCACTTTTCAAGTTTTTAGTATCTTGCTTTTTATAACTGCCAATCCTACTTTTTAGGTTTCTATAAAATGGTTACCTCTCGTGTTTTTGATACTCTTGAAGCGACCATTCAGTTAAAAACTTAGGCAGAGATTTGTTATGTAGTTAAGCAATGTATTCCAACATTCTGTAACTCACATCTTGTTAGTAAATATTCCTCAATCTTTGAGAATGTAAGCAGTATTTGTTTTGGACGTTTTTGTTTTGTTGCTAGTGTGTTGTTTTTGTAATAGATGTATTGTTTTAGTGAGTGGATTCAAGTTGGGAGTATGGATAACGTATCTATTACTATGTACAAGATTTATGGGTCTTTTAGAGGGCAAACTGGAAGATCACTATGCTCAAAATCTATATGTTCCCACTTGTCAAACTCGAGTAATGATAATGACTTATTCACATAATGGATTCTTTTCTTGATTTCTCCAAAGTTCTTTTTATCTACACTCTGTTTACTCCATGATTTCTCTGTAGAAAAACATCTTATAGTTCTATGATTTCTTTATCTTAAGATAACTATTCCATCACACATTCGTCACACACCAATTTACTTGTGATACTATAAGTTCAACTCTTCAGTGATGCTAGTCACTTTCAAGGGTTAAAATATCGAATTTACCAATGGGACTACTGAGCAGGAGTAAGTGAACAATTTTTCTAAAAAATTTAAGACTTTTATTTTATGTAAGAAATACTTTTTAATGAGATATTAATTGTAATGAGCGGAATTTTAAAATTAAGTCGATCTACTGTTGAGAAATATCTTAGTTGTCCAAGATGTTGTGTACTTGATAAAAA encodes the following:
- the accB gene encoding acetyl-CoA carboxylase biotin carboxyl carrier protein, translating into MAMKLDHDDLNRLIEKISTSDIQEFSLEGEDFKLEIKRNVFDQNQVFNNLVSNTSFDKQTIANQKTMNDNISVVNEPEAPQVAPLGRSDLTEITSPMVGTFYRAAAPGEDPFVEVGNNVKVGQTICILEAMKLMNEIESEFNAEIVEILVENGTPVEFGQVLMRVKQS
- the pdxA gene encoding 4-hydroxythreonine-4-phosphate dehydrogenase PdxA; protein product: MNFQNTNKILQIVLSVGDESGIGPEIILKALCSNQIPKNIDFILVGSKKNLQNTYKYLRSLGLENLANPKNFKIHDLEISSSDNGSNSSYGNSSFQYLTKAIEIVKQYPNSALVTGPICKKSWSLAGHYFSGQTEVLAQSCGVKNVGMLFTAKSPITGWRFNTLLATTHIALSEVPKKLTTELIHSKLDLFKDFCNTYTDKPSLKVAGLNPHAGEEGILGQEEKDWLNDALITWNEKNKGIELLGPLSPDSCWNSSVKAWNDKNAEKHDGILAMYHDQGLIPMKVIALNYSVNTTIGLPFIRTSPDHGTGFDIAGKGIAQSQSMIEAIKAAVEMTNNSRLLNTH
- a CDS encoding peptidylprolyl isomerase; its protein translation is MQKFLSNQNKLFLILSIVILQVFLIKPIKVLADLPTGNAVKDPSAILRNALPIRQVELQELQHKLEETSDLVRGGRWPALTKTVTKCQSLLKKYQNKIIQELPNDKKKIAEKTFLELKENFDSLQDYSKSKDKYSFIATRRDALDKIGGLEEYFLPNEFPYSIPQEFDNLPRLLGRAKVNIKTSKGDMQAIVDGFNAPLTAGAFIDLSSKNFYKDLPINRAEEFFVLQTGDPIGEDIGYIDPETNEERHVPLEIRIPKEKETFYNQTFEDLGLYTETPTLPFATLGTLGWSHSNTAVDDGSSQFFFFLYEAELNPAGRNLIDGRNAAFGYVVNGFDVLEELTKDDIIISIDVLEGIKNLKLNA
- the efp gene encoding elongation factor P, with amino-acid sequence MISSNDFRTGTTIELDGQVWRVVEFLHVKPGKGSAFVRTKLKSVQSGNVVEKTFRAGESVQQAILEKSNLQHTYVESGDYVFMDMTSFEETRLTSEQIGKGAKYLKEGMEVNVIFHNGKVLEVELPISITLKVTETDPGVKGDTASGGTKPAILETGAQVMVPLFISVGEMIKVDTRNDSYLGREN
- the thiL gene encoding thiamine-phosphate kinase; this translates as MHKEILEDIGEKELINRLGKFMPKNQISDDCALIKTKNNNLLVNTDSLVENVHFNDISICPKDLGWKAVVSNISDLLSSGSKKTIGITISLVLPARTEWIWVEELYKGINKALKEYGGRILGGDCSKGNEKIISITAFGIQGELELRRNACKPGDIILTTGIHGLSKLGFLIQNQINFDNEFSLNERLIIKSIEHFCRPRVYPNFLNNLLKTRSNKKIKRIGCTDSSDGLFQALQDLAIASDCKAIINYEKIPKDKDWPKGDKWEEYYFFGGEDYELVFSLPKKWAKKLSKLDKDIKEIGFFADGEPSIEFKDNKKNKLFNNKPFKHF
- a CDS encoding SDR family NAD(P)-dependent oxidoreductase, whose product is MKRPASLLSNKNKFLILGCGFSGSFFAKTIRKFGCTVVTSSRSASSHPNSFVFDSESDMVPDEKIFDGVTHILSCIPPDKNGKDPVLRSLKNELKSLPLEWVGYLSTTGVYGDTKGTWVSEIDEPNPFQKRSHKRLNCEKEWIESGLPVQIFRLPGIYGPGRSTFEAIKNKKIRVISKKNQIFSRIHVADITNAIIYLLQNKNLLKFYQIINIADDEPCSQIEVIQYCYDLLGLTMPKPILFEDAKEELSPIAKSFWMENRRVSNKLLCETLGYKLIYKNYKLGLKNCYLNS